The nucleotide sequence AGGCCGCCGCGATGGGTACCGCCGGCCGCGAGCGCGCGGTCGGCGAGTTCGGCTGGAAGGCGATCGCCGAGCGGACGGTCGCCCTCTACGAAGCGTGCGGGAGGTCGTTGTGACAACTGGAGCCGATGTGCTGGGCATCGTCCTCGCGGGCGGCGAGGGCAAACGCCTGATGCCGCTCACGGCCGACCGCGCGAAACCCGCCGTGCCGTTCGGCGGGGTGCACCGGCTGGTCGACTTCGTGCTGTCGAACCTGGTGCACGGCGGGTTCCGGCGGCTGTGCGTGTTGACGCAGTACAAGTCGCATTCGCTCGACCGGCACATCTCGACGACGTGGCGCCTGTCGGCGCTGACCGGCGAGTACGTCACGCCGGTGCCGGCGCAGCAGCGGCTGGGCCCGCGCTGGTACCAGGGCAGCGCCGACGCCATCCACCAGAGCCTCAACCTGGTCTACGACGAGGACCCCGACTACATCGCGGTGTTCGGCGCGGACAACATCTACCGGATGGACCCCCGGCAGATGCTGGACGCCCACATCGCGTCCGGGGCGGGCGTCACGGTGGCCGGGATCCGCGTCCCGCGGGCGGAGGCGAGTTCGTTCGGCGTCATCCGGACCACCGACGGGCTGATGATCGACGCGTTCATGGAGAAGCCGGCCGACCCGCCGGGCCTGCCGGACTCCCCCGAGGAGTCGTTCGTGTCGATGGGCAACTACATCTTCACGACGAAGGTGATGCTGGAGGCCCTGCACTCCGACGCCGAAAACGCCGCGTCGCACCACGACATGGGCCGCGACATCATCCCGGCGCTGGTCAAATCGGGGGAAGCCGCCGTCTACGACTTCAACACCAATGTCGTGCCCGGCGAAACCGAACGCGACCACGGTTACTGGCGTGACGTCGGCACCATCGACAGCTACTACGACGCGCACACCGATCTGATTTCGACGCACCCGATCTTCAACCTCTACAACCGGCGGTGGCCGATCCTCGCCCACCCCGCCCAGCGCGCGGCGGCGAAGTTCGTCGAGGGCGGTTCGGCGAACCAGTCGATCGTCAGCAACGGCTGCATCATCTCCGGCGCCCAGGTGGTCGACTCGGTGCTCTCCCCCGACGTCCTCGTCGAGCAGGGCGCGGTGGTGCAGGGCTCGGTGCTGCTCGACGGTGCCCGCGTCGGCCGCGGCGCGGTGGTGCGGCGGGCGATCCTGGACAAGAACGTCGTGGTCCCGCCCGGGGCGCACATCGGTGTCGACCTGGCCCGCGACCGCGGCCACTACCACGTCAGCGAGGGCGGCATCGTCGTGCTGGGCAAGGGAGAACGCGCGATCTGAGCCGCCTCAGCTGCGGGTGGCCGCCGAGATCCGCTCGACGACCTGCCGGGGGTCGATCCCCCAGCGCTCGGCCAGCTCGGAGATCGACGCTCCCGCCGCGTACTCGGCAGCGATCATGCTGTTGACGACGCCGGTCACGGTTCACTCCTCGGCCCCGGGTGTTCGGGCACCCGGGATGCTACATGTTCGTCGCGGACGTCGAACAACCTGCTGCACGTCGGCGGTCCGCTCGCCGCTGCCCGGCCCGGTCACCGCCCGGATTCGTCCGGTTCCCGCGGTGGATTCGGCGTTTTCGCCTGCGCGCGCGTCGCGCTGAACACGGCGTCGAAGATCGGCGTCGGCTCACCGTCGTCGCCCTTCGGCCGCTGGTCCCCCGGAGTGCTCTTTTCCTCTCCCACGCGCCCCAGTTTCTGCGACGGCCGCCGATTTCGCTGACGCGAGTACCAAAAATCGCCCGCCCGGGGGATCTCGTTTTCACGCTTTCCCGGCGTCGAAAAACGATTTCCCGTCGCCCATTTCCGCGGACCGGCGGGAATATCCCGGCCGGTCCGCGGATTGCACCCGGCATGAAGGCAGTCGTCTACCGCCGCCACGGCGGACCCGAAGTACTGGAGCTGTCGGAGCGGGCCGTCGCGGACCCGGGACCGGGCGAAGTCCGCGTCCGGATCGTGGTGTCCGCGGTCAATCCCACGGACTGGAAGGCGCGCGGCGGCCTGCGCGCCGAACCGGGGGCGGAGGTCCCGGACACGGTGCCCAATCAGGACGGCGCGGGCGTGGTCGACGCGGTCGGCCCGGACGTCACCGGCTTCGCACCCGGCGACCGGGTGTGGCTGCTCCTCGCCGCCGCCTACGGGCCCGCGTCCGGCACGGCGCAGGAGTACACGGTCCTGCCGGCTTCGAAGCTGGTCCGGCTGCCCGACGGCGCCGGGTTCGACGAGGGCGCCGGGCTCGCCATCCCGGCCCTGACCGCGCACCGGGCGCTCACGGTCGCCGAGGACGGCCCGTCCCGGCTCTCCTCCGGCGCGCTGGCCGGTCGCACGGTGCTCGTCAGCGGCGGGGCGGGCGCGGTCGGCAACGCGGCGATCCAGCTCGGCCGCTGGACCGGGGCGACGGTGATCGCGACGGTCAGCAGCGCGGAGAAGGCCGCACTCGCCCGGGCGGCCGGCGCTCAGCACGTGCTGCGCTACCCCGATCCGGAGCTCGGCGCGCGGATCCGCGAAGTCGCCCCCGACGGTGTCGACCTGGTGGTCGAGGTCGCGATGGGCGTCAACGCGAAGCTGCACACGGAGGTGCTGCGCCCCCGCGGCACGGTCGCCACCTACGGCGACGACCGCGGCACCGGGACGGTGAGCCTGGAATTCGGGCCGAACCTGATGCTCAACGCGCGCTACCAGTTCCTGGTGCTGTACACGGTGGGCGAGGACAAGCTCCGCGCGGCCGCCGAGGACATCACGGCGGCGCTGGCGGACGGCGCGTTGGGGCTCGGCGAGGAGCGCGGGGTGCCGATCCACCGGTTCCCGCTGGCGGAAACGGCGAAGGCGCACGCGGCCTCGGAGGACGGGATCACGGGGAAGGTGCTGATCGACGTCGGCCCGGCGGACTGAGCCGCCGGGCCGCGCGCGCTCAGCCGGCGGTGATGCGGAGGCCGCGCCGCAACGCGTCCAGCTCGTCGGCGAACATGCGGCGGGAGATCTCCGCCGTCTCGACCATGCCGGAGCCGTGGAACGTCCCCGGGTAGTGCCGCAGCTCGGCCTGCACACCGGCATGGGCGAGGCGCTGCGCGTAGGCGATTCCTTCGTCGCGCAGGGGGTCGAACTGGCACGTCGTGACGAACGCGGGCGGCAGCCCGGCCAGATCGGCGGCGCGGGCCGGGGCGGCGTAGGGCGAGACGTCCGGGCCGCCGGGTTCCGTGCCGAGGTAGCTCGTCCAGCTGTGCACCGCGTTCGGCCGGTTCCAGATCGGCGTGTCGGTGTAGGCCCGCATCGACGGGGTGTCCAGGCGGTCGTCGAGCTCCGGGATGCCGAGGTACTGGAAGCACAGCTGCGGGCCGCCGCGGTCGCGGGCCAGCAGCGCCACGGCGGCCGAGAGGCCACCGCCGGCGCTTTCGCCGGCGACGCCGAGGCGGGCCGGGTCGATGCCGAGCTCGTCCGCCTTGGCCGCCGCCCAGGTCAGGGCCGCGTAGCAGTCCTCGACCGGCGCCGGGAACGGGTGTTCGGGGGCGAGCCGGTAACCCACCGAGACGATCACGATCCCGAGTTCGTCGACCAGGCGCAGCACGTGCGTGTCGAAGGTGTCGAGATCGCCGAGGACGAACCCGCCGCCGTGGATGTAGAGCAGGCCGGGCACCGCGGTGGTGCGGTTCGCCGGGGCGTAGACGCGCACCGGGACATCCGGGGCATCGGACGGCCCGGGCACGTCGACGTCCCGGATGTCGACGGGGTTGGCGGGTTCGTAAGCCGGCAGGACTTCGCGGAGCTGCGCCATCGAGGAGCGCGCGGCCAGCAGGGACTCGTGGTCGGTGAGGGTCACGGCGGGGAGCATGTCCAGCCAGGGCAGCAGCTCGGGATCGATCGCGTAGGTCATGGTCCGATGATCGGCCGCAGGGGGTGACCGGGGCCACCGCCACGCGGCGGCGGTTGCGACCGGAATCCTCGCCACCCGGCGGCGGCCGGTTGCTGTGCGGCGGGGTTGCCGTGCGGTGAGGTTGCCGGGCTGGGGCATTCTGCGGAGGGCAGTGCTGGGCCGGGTCGCGCGGTCCGGCAGCGGTGTGCGCGGCCCGGGCCGGGCGGCTGCTGCGTTGCCGACCCACGCAATCCGGCGAGCGGACGTTGCCAGGCGCGCCCCGGCTGCGAGATTGCCGACTTGACCCGGACCACCCGGCTGCGGCGTTGCCGAGGCCGGCCCACGCGGGTCGGCTGCGGGGTTCCCGACCCGCGCCATCCGGCGGGCGGAGGTTGCCAGGCCGCCCCGGCCGGCGTTGGCGAGTCGACTCGCGCCATCCCGCCGCGGCGTTGCCGGGCCGACCCGCGCACCCGGCTGCGGCGTTGCCGGGCCGATGCTCGCCATCCGGTGGCGGGCGCGCCTATCGTGGCGGGATGAAAGGGCTGCTGCTGCGGCTGTCCGGGCTCGACGCCGACGCCGAGAACGCCGTACGGGTGATCGGGTTCTTCGACCGCCTGATCACCGGCCGCGCGGGTCTGGATGTCCTCGTGCGGAGTACGGCGGACCTGGCCGGCTGCCCGGTGGGCGTGCACGCTCCCGGCCAAGGCCTGTCGCTGCGGGCTTCGCCGGGTGCCGGCGTCGTCATCCCGGGCGCGGCGCCCGCGGGGGCGGCCACGCGGACGCTCGAAGGCGGCGTGGTCGTGTGGGTGGCCCGGGCGGGCGCGGCCGTCCCGCTCGACGACATGCTGCTCGAACGGTTCGCGATCGCCGCCGCGATCCTGCTGGAGCACTCCGGCGTGCCGCGGCCCGAGCTCGGGGATCCCGCTTTGGTCGAGCTGGTGCTGTCCGAGGACACCGGCACGGCCGAGCGGTCACGGGCCCTGCACCTGCTCGGCTTCGGCCCGGCGGCCCGGTTGCGGGTGCTCGCGGGGACGGGCGTCGACGCGCTCGCCGGCCGTTCGGCGCGGCTGGGCGGGGTGCGGGCGGTCCTGCTGCCGGGTGAGGTGGCCTCGCTGCCGGCCGGGGCCCGCGCGGGCATCGGCCCGGAGGGACCGGCGATCGAGGTGGCCCGTTCCTGGGCGGCGGCCCGGACGGCCCTGCGCTTCACCTCGGCGGCGGAGCCGGTGGTGTGGTGGGAGCGGCTGGGCGGCCTGGCCGCGCTCGCGGGCAAACTGGCGCCGGCGGAACTCACGGAGCTGGCCGACGTCCGGGCGCTCGACCGCCTGGCGTCCGAACCTCACGGCGCGGACACGTTGGCGGCCCTGGACGCGCTGTGCGCAACGGGCTCGGCCCGCAAAGCAGCCGCGGCCCTGCACCGCCACCACAGCACGATGCCGGCCCGGCTGGCCCGCGCGGAGTCGGTGCTGGGCTTCGAGATCGACTCGCCGGCCGGCCGTTTCCGCCTCCACCTGGCCCTGGTGCTGCGGCGGCTGCGCGACAACGCCGACCCCGGCTGACCGTCCGGAGTGGACCCGGGTGGTCTCCCCCGTGCAGTCATGACCCGGCCTTGTCAGACTGCTGCGGCCTGTTCGCCGCCCCGCAGAGCACGCCAGCCGACCGCCCAGGCACGCGAGCCGACCCTCCAGGCACGTGAACCGACCACCCGCGCGCGAACCAAAGCATGCCGGGCTCAGCCGACCGCCTTCACCGGCTCCCCTGACCGTGACCGCCGCACCAAGTCCTCGGCCGCGGCCGGCCATTCCGGGTACCCGAACTGGAACCCCGCCTCGCGCAACCTCCCCGGGATCACGCGGCGGCTCTTCAACAGCAGCTCCGTGTCGCTGCGCAGCACGAACGCCCCGATCTCCGCCATCCACCTCGTCGTCGGAAGACCCACCCGCACTCCCGCCGCCCTTCGCAGAACCCGCAGGAAGTCGGCGTACGGCAATGGCTCCGGCGCCGCCAGATTCACCGGCCCACTCAGCTCGTCCCGCTCGATGAGGAAACCGATCGCCCGGATCAGGTCCTCCTCGTGGATCCACGACATGTACTGGCCGCCGCCCGCCACCGGGCCGCCCAGGCCCAGGCGTGTCAGACGCAGGAGCATCGCCAGCGCTCCGCCGGGTTCCGGGCTCATCACCATGGCCGCGCGCAGCGCCACCTTGCGCGTGTCCGGGGTGGCCGCCAGGCGCTGCTCGCGCTCCCATGCCTTGGCGATGTCGACGCTGGAGGACCAGTAAGCCGGCACGTCCGGCTCGTCGCCGCCGAGGATTCCCGTGGTTTCGTCGTTCGGCGCGTCGAACCTGTGCGCGTAGATCGTCGCCGTGCTCATCTGCAGCCACACCTTCGGCGGGCGGGCCGCGCGGGCGATCGCGCCGCCGACCACCCTCGCCGAGTCGACGCGGGAGTTCAGCATCTCGCGCAGGTTCGCCGGGGTGTAGCGGCAGTTCACCGACCGGCCGGCCAGGTTGAGCACGACGTCGCTGCCGTCGATCTCCGCCGTCCACGGGCCCGGGCCGCGGCCGTCCCAGTGGACGTGGCGCACCCCCGGCTCCGGGCGTACCTCCCCCCTGGTCAGCACCACGACCTCGTGCCCCTGCCCGATCAGCGCGCGGCCCAGCACCCGCCCCAAGTGCCCGGTGCCGCCCGGAATCACAATCTTCATGCAACCCCCTTCACAGTTCGCCCCGCCATCACGGTACCGCAGGAGTTGAACACGTTCAAAAAATTACTCATCACGTGGAGAATTGTCACGAATAGTCATCACCTGAACGGGAGCACACCAAGCCGCCCGAAGGTCGCCGCGGAGGCCGTCCGAGATCGGCGAACGCCCGGCCGAAGATCACGGGACGGTCTCCGCCATTCGGCCGAACGGGTCGCAAAAGCCGCAGGTCACGGTTCGGGCGTCGGAAGTTTTTACCAGGTGAAACGACGGCGCCGCGGCTCGATCCCGCGCGCGTAACACGCCCGGCTGCCGATCACAAGGGACCTCGGACCTTCGCAGTCAGGCCGGTCGCCCGGGGTGAAGATCGCCGCGGAATTCGCACACTCTTCGTGACGGTCCGACCGGACCAGCCGGATCGCGACCGAGCCCGGCTTCCCGAATGAACCAGCTTCCAGGAGAACCCCATGCGCAAGATCAGCAAGCGGGCCGCGATCGTCCTCGGTGCCGCCGGAGTGGTGGTCGTCGCCGGTGTCGCCTACGCGGCCTGGACGAGCAGCGGCGCCGGCTCG is from Amycolatopsis mediterranei and encodes:
- a CDS encoding alpha/beta hydrolase; this encodes MTYAIDPELLPWLDMLPAVTLTDHESLLAARSSMAQLREVLPAYEPANPVDIRDVDVPGPSDAPDVPVRVYAPANRTTAVPGLLYIHGGGFVLGDLDTFDTHVLRLVDELGIVIVSVGYRLAPEHPFPAPVEDCYAALTWAAAKADELGIDPARLGVAGESAGGGLSAAVALLARDRGGPQLCFQYLGIPELDDRLDTPSMRAYTDTPIWNRPNAVHSWTSYLGTEPGGPDVSPYAAPARAADLAGLPPAFVTTCQFDPLRDEGIAYAQRLAHAGVQAELRHYPGTFHGSGMVETAEISRRMFADELDALRRGLRITAG
- a CDS encoding TIGR01777 family oxidoreductase codes for the protein MKIVIPGGTGHLGRVLGRALIGQGHEVVVLTRGEVRPEPGVRHVHWDGRGPGPWTAEIDGSDVVLNLAGRSVNCRYTPANLREMLNSRVDSARVVGGAIARAARPPKVWLQMSTATIYAHRFDAPNDETTGILGGDEPDVPAYWSSSVDIAKAWEREQRLAATPDTRKVALRAAMVMSPEPGGALAMLLRLTRLGLGGPVAGGGQYMSWIHEEDLIRAIGFLIERDELSGPVNLAAPEPLPYADFLRVLRRAAGVRVGLPTTRWMAEIGAFVLRSDTELLLKSRRVIPGRLREAGFQFGYPEWPAAAEDLVRRSRSGEPVKAVG
- the glgC gene encoding glucose-1-phosphate adenylyltransferase, whose translation is MTTGADVLGIVLAGGEGKRLMPLTADRAKPAVPFGGVHRLVDFVLSNLVHGGFRRLCVLTQYKSHSLDRHISTTWRLSALTGEYVTPVPAQQRLGPRWYQGSADAIHQSLNLVYDEDPDYIAVFGADNIYRMDPRQMLDAHIASGAGVTVAGIRVPRAEASSFGVIRTTDGLMIDAFMEKPADPPGLPDSPEESFVSMGNYIFTTKVMLEALHSDAENAASHHDMGRDIIPALVKSGEAAVYDFNTNVVPGETERDHGYWRDVGTIDSYYDAHTDLISTHPIFNLYNRRWPILAHPAQRAAAKFVEGGSANQSIVSNGCIISGAQVVDSVLSPDVLVEQGAVVQGSVLLDGARVGRGAVVRRAILDKNVVVPPGAHIGVDLARDRGHYHVSEGGIVVLGKGERAI
- a CDS encoding NADPH:quinone reductase — translated: MKAVVYRRHGGPEVLELSERAVADPGPGEVRVRIVVSAVNPTDWKARGGLRAEPGAEVPDTVPNQDGAGVVDAVGPDVTGFAPGDRVWLLLAAAYGPASGTAQEYTVLPASKLVRLPDGAGFDEGAGLAIPALTAHRALTVAEDGPSRLSSGALAGRTVLVSGGAGAVGNAAIQLGRWTGATVIATVSSAEKAALARAAGAQHVLRYPDPELGARIREVAPDGVDLVVEVAMGVNAKLHTEVLRPRGTVATYGDDRGTGTVSLEFGPNLMLNARYQFLVLYTVGEDKLRAAAEDITAALADGALGLGEERGVPIHRFPLAETAKAHAASEDGITGKVLIDVGPAD
- a CDS encoding helix-turn-helix domain-containing protein — its product is MKGLLLRLSGLDADAENAVRVIGFFDRLITGRAGLDVLVRSTADLAGCPVGVHAPGQGLSLRASPGAGVVIPGAAPAGAATRTLEGGVVVWVARAGAAVPLDDMLLERFAIAAAILLEHSGVPRPELGDPALVELVLSEDTGTAERSRALHLLGFGPAARLRVLAGTGVDALAGRSARLGGVRAVLLPGEVASLPAGARAGIGPEGPAIEVARSWAAARTALRFTSAAEPVVWWERLGGLAALAGKLAPAELTELADVRALDRLASEPHGADTLAALDALCATGSARKAAAALHRHHSTMPARLARAESVLGFEIDSPAGRFRLHLALVLRRLRDNADPG